AGGTCGCGCGCATCGCCGTCGAGGCGCTCATCGCGACCGAGGAGGCCCGCGGCAGACTGGGGCTACTGGGAATCGGGACTCTGCTCCTTGCCGCCGCGGGGGCCTTCGGCCAGCTCGAGAGCTCTTTGCAGGTGGTCTGGGACACGCACGTCACGGACAGGCCGGTGCCGTTCAGGAGGCAAGTGCTGGGCTTCCTTCGCTCGCGGCTCGTCTCCTTCCTTCTCGTCGGCGGGGTTTCCCTCCTGGTCTTCGCTTCGCTCGCGGGGGATGTCTTTCTCGACGCCTTCCGCAGGGAATACGACTTCGGGGGGCGGGCCAACTGGCGTCTCGTGCAGCTCGGGACCGGCCTGTTCGCGGCCGGATGGATCGTGACCCTCCTTTACCGGCTGCTGCCGGCGAAGAAGGTCCCCTGGCGCGCCGCTCTGGTCGGCGGATGGCTCACGGCCGGGCTATGGGAAGCTACGAAACAGCTCCTGTCGGCATATGTGCGGCATAGGGATTACACCCGCGCCTACCCGTTGCTCGGATCGGCCCTGGCGATCCTGCTCTGGGTCTATTTCGCGGGGCTCGTCTTCCTCTTGGGAGCCGAGGTCGCCGCGGGAATCACCCGCATGATGGCGAAGAGGCGCTAGCGGAACAGCGAGCGGATGCGGCCCCAGGTGACCGACCGCGTCGGGATAACGATGCCGTCGCGCACGTCGATGCAGTCGACCTCCGCCGTGCCGTAGACGAGCATGACGATCTTCAGAGTGTAGTTGCCCGCCTCCAGACAGTGGATCTTCCCGGACTGGACCCAGTCCCAGGGGGAGATTCAGGAGACGCCGCTGCCGGGGGGGCTCGACGACGTGTCGGCGGAGGCCGTGGTCGCCGGCGGGTCGGGGATCCAGTAGACCGCATAATCGCGGACCAGATCCAGTTGCCCGCGATTGCGGAGCGAGTCGCTCA
The DNA window shown above is from Candidatus Eisenbacteria bacterium and carries:
- a CDS encoding YihY/virulence factor BrkB family protein, translated to METTGRFADRCGRGLLAALRWLGRLFVEVWGGWHRHRCTQLGAAIAFYGIFSLLPLLILLTSVFGFVLASWGGAVSFRDGLSRLLSDGVSPQVARIAVEALIATEEARGRLGLLGIGTLLLAAAGAFGQLESSLQVVWDTHVTDRPVPFRRQVLGFLRSRLVSFLLVGGVSLLVFASLAGDVFLDAFRREYDFGGRANWRLVQLGTGLFAAGWIVTLLYRLLPAKKVPWRAALVGGWLTAGLWEATKQLLSAYVRHRDYTRAYPLLGSALAILLWVYFAGLVFLLGAEVAAGITRMMAKRR